From one Trifolium pratense cultivar HEN17-A07 linkage group LG1, ARS_RC_1.1, whole genome shotgun sequence genomic stretch:
- the LOC123903040 gene encoding vacuolar protein sorting-associated protein 35B-like has product MIANDFHDEDKWLAEGIAAIQHNAFFMHRALDDNNLRDSLKYSAQMLSELRTSRLSPHKYYELYMRAFDELRRLEMFFKDESRHGVSIVDLYELVQHAGNILPRLYLLCTVGSVYLRCKDTPVREVLKDLVEMCRGVQHPIRGLFLRSYLSQVSRDKLPDIGSEYEDGDYGSVKDAVEFVLENFSEMNKLWVRLQHQGPGRLKEKKDKERNELRDLVGKNLHVLSQIDGVDLEMYKDTVLPSVLEQVVNCKDELAQFYLMECIIQVFPDEYHLQTLETLLGACPQLQPTVDIKTVLSQLMDRLSNYAASSSEVLPEFLQVEAFTKLSTAISRVIEAQVDMPIVGAISLHVSLLTFTLRVHPDRLDYVDQVLGSCVKKLSGKPKLDDNRATKQVVALLSAPLDKYNDVVTALTLSNYPRVMDHLDNVTNKLMALVIIQSIMKNNTYISTADKVEVLFELIKGLIIDLDGTSEDEIDEEDFSEEQNSVARLINMLHNNDPEEMFKIICTVKKHIMSGGPRRLPFTVPSLIFSALKLIRQLQAQGGDIAGEEEPATPRKLFQLLNETIEVLSSLSSPELALRMYLHCAEAANDCDLEPVAYEFFTQAFVLYEEEIADSKAQVTAIHLIIGTLQRMNIFGVENRDTLTHKATGYSAKLLKKPDQCRAVYACSHLFWVDDQDGIKDGERVLLCLKRALRIANAAQQMANVARGSSGPVTLFVEILNKYIYYYEKGNPQITSATIQGLIELIKTEMQSDSASALPASDPFFASTLRYIQFQKQKGGILGEKYDSIKV; this is encoded by the exons ATGATTGCAAATGACTTCCACGACGAAGACAAATGGCTCGCCGAAGGAATCGCCGCCATTCAACACAACGCATTCTTCATGCATCGCGCTCTC GATGACAATAATCTCAGAGATTCACTCAAATACTCTGCGCAGATGCTATCTGAGCTTCGAACTTCTAGGCTTTCACCTCATAAATATTATGAACTGT ATATGAGAGCCTTTGATGAGCTACGGCGGTTGGAGATGTTCTTCAAAGACGAAAGTAGACACGGTGTTTCAATAGTTGATCTGTATGAGCTTGTTCAACATGCTGGAAATATATTGCCTAGATT GTATCTTCTTTGCACGGTAGGATCTGTTTACCTTAGGTGTAAGGATACTCCTGTAAGGGAGGTTCTTAAAGACCTAGTAGAGATGTGTCGCGGCGTTCAGCATCCGATTCGCGGTCTGTTTTTGAGGAGTTATCTTTCTCAAGTCAGCAGAGACAAGTTGCCTGATATTGGTTCCGAATACGAAGATGG GGATTATGGCAGTGTAAAGGATGCAGTTGAATTTGTTCTAGAGAATTTCTCAGAAATGAACAAGCTCTGGGTTCGATTGCAACATCAG GGACCCGGTCGGTTAAAAGAGAAGAAGGATAAAGAAAGGAACGAGCTTCGCGATCTT gTAGGGAAAAACCTCCATGTTCTGAGTCAGATAGATGGCGTGGACCTTGAGATGTACAAAGACACCGTCCTTCCAAGTGTTCTAGAGCAG GTTGTCAACTGTAAAGATGAGCTTGCCCAATTTTATCTCATGGAGTGCATAATCCAGGTTTTTCCAGATGAATACCACTTGCAGACACTTGAGACACTCTTAGGTGCTTGCCCCCAATTACAG CCTACAGTAGACATCAAGACAGTGTTATCTCAGTTAATGGACAGGTTGTCAAATTATGCCGCCTCAAGTTCTGAA GTTTTACCCGAATTTTTGCAAGTGGAAGCATTTACCAAACTAAGTACTGCAATAAGCAGG GTGATAGAAGCACAGGTTGACATGCCTATTGTGGGTGCCATATCTCTGCATGTCTCTCTTCTTACATTTACTCTCCGTGTTCATCCGGACCGACTTGATTATGTGGATCAAGTACTG GGATCATGTGTCAAGAAGCTGTCTGGGAAACCAAAGCTTGATGACAATAGAGCAACAAAGCAAGTTGTTGCACTTTTAAGCGCCCCACTTGATAAATACAATGATGTTGTGACTGCTCTGACACTTTCCAATTATCCTCGTGTGATGGATCATCTTGATAATGTGACAAATAAACTCATGGCTCTGGTTATTATTCAAAGCATTATGAAGAATAATACCTACATATCTACCGCCGATAAG GTTGAAgttttatttgaattaataaaagGGCTTATAATAGATTTGGATGGAACATCCGAGGATGAG ATCGATGAAGAAGATTTCAGCGAGGAACAAAATTCTGTTGCCCGCCTTATAAACATGCTTCATAATAATGACCCGGAGGAAATGTTCAAG ATAATATGTACAGTAAAGAAACATATTATGAGTGGAGGACCAAGGCGCCTACCTTTCACTGTTCCTTCTCTTATATTTTCTGCACTTAAG TTGATCAGGCAATTGCAAGCCCAAGGTGGAGACATAGCAGGAGAAGAAGAACCTGCAACACCCCGAAAATTATTTCAGCTTTTAAATGAG ACGATCGAAGTTCTATCTTCTCTATCATCTCCTGAACTGGCCCTGAGGATGTATCTGCACTGTGCTGAG GCTGCTAATGATTGTGACCTCGAGCCTGTTGCTTATGAGTTTTTCACTCAGGCATTTGTATTATACGAAGAAGAAATTGCG GACTCCAAAGCCCAAGTAACTGCAATACATTTAATTATCGGGACTCTCCAGAGAATGAACATCTTTGGTGTTGAGAACAGGGATACATTAACACACAAGGCCACAGGG TATTCCGCAAAGCTTTTGAAGAAACCTGATCAGTGTCGAGCTGTTTATGCATGCTCACATCTCTTTTGGGTTGATGATCAAGATGGTATTAAGGATGGAGAGAG GGTTTTGCTTTGTCTCAAGCGTGCTTTGAGGATTGCAAATGCTGCTCAGCAAATGGCCAATGTTGCCAGGGGTAGCAGCGGACCAGTTACACTTTTTGTTGAAATACTGAATAA GTACATTTACTATTATGAGAAAGGAAATCCACAGATTACCAGTGCTACTATTCAGGGGCTTATAGAATTAATCAAGACTGAGATGCAGAGTGACTCTGCGTCAGCTCTCCCAGCTTCAGATCCTTTCTTTGCTAGCACACTGAGGTACATTCAATTTCAAAAACAGAAGGGCGGTATACTGGGTGAAAAATATGATTCTATCAAGGTGTGA